A single genomic interval of Eptesicus fuscus isolate TK198812 chromosome 10, DD_ASM_mEF_20220401, whole genome shotgun sequence harbors:
- the STK38 gene encoding serine/threonine-protein kinase 38 isoform X1, with the protein MAMTGSTPCSSMSNHTKERVTMTKVTLENFYSNLIAQHEEREMRQKKLEKVMEEEGLKDEEKRLRRSAHARKETEFLRLKRTRLGLEDFESLKVIGRGAFGEVRLVQKKDTGHVYAMKILRKADMLEKEQVGHIRAERDILVEADSLWVVKMFYSFQDKLNLYLIMEFLPGGDMMTLLMKKDTLTEEETQFYIAETVLAIDSIHQLGFIHRDIKPDNLLLDSKGHVKLSDFGLCTGLKKAHRTEFYRNLNHSLPSDFTFQNMNSKRKAETWKRNRRQLAFSTVGTPDYIAPEVFMQTGYNKLCDWWSLGVIMYEMLIGYPPFCSETPQETYKKVMNWKETLTFPPEVPISEKAKDLILRFCCEWEHRIGAPGVEEIKSNSFFEGVDWEHIRERPAAISIEIKSIDDTSNFDEFPESDILKPTVATSNHPETDYKNKDWVFINYTYKRFEGLTARGAIPSYMKAAK; encoded by the exons ATGGCAATGACCGGCTCAACACCTTGCTCGTCCATGAGTAATCACACAAAAGAAAGGGTGACAATGACCAAAGTGACGCTGGAGAATTTTTATAGCAATCTTATCGCTCAACATGAAGAACGAGAAATGAg acaaaAGAAGTTAGAAAAAGTAATGGAAGAAGAAGGCCTAAAGGATGAAGAG AAACGACTCAGGCGATCAGCTCATGCTCGGAAGGAAACAGAGTTTCTTCGTTTGAAGAGAACAAGACTTGGATTGGAAGATTTTGAGTCCTTAAAAGTAATAGGCAGAGGAGCATTTGGTGAG GTTCGGCTTGTTCAGAAGAAAGATACAGGGCATGTGTATGCAATGAAAATACTCCGTAAAGCAGATATGCTTGAAAAAGAGCAG GTTGGCCACATTCGTGCGGAGCGTGACATTCTAGTGGAGGCAGACAGTTTGTGGGTTGTGAaaatgttctatagttttcagGATAAGCTAAACCTCTACCTAATCATGGAGTTCCTGCCTGGAG GGGACATGATGACCCTCCTGATGAAAAAAGATACTTTGACAGAGGAGGAGACTCAGTTTTATATAGCAGAGACAGTGTTAGCCATAGACTCCATTCACCAGCTCGGATTCATCCACAGAGACATCAAACCAGACAACCTTCTCCTGGACAGCAAG GGCCATGTGAAACTTTCTGATTTTGGCCTTTGCACAGGCCTGAAAAAAGCACACAGGACAGAATTTTATAGGAATTTGAACCACAGCCTTCCCAGTGATTTCA CTTTCCAGAACATGAATTCCAAAAGGAAAGCAGAAACCTGGAAAAGAAATAGACGTCAGCTA GCCTTCTCCACAGTAGGGACGCCTGACTACATTGCTCCCGAGGTGTTCATGCAGACCGGGTACAACAAGCTCTGTGACTGGTGGTCGCTTGGCGTGATCATGTACGAGATGCTCATTG GCTACCCACCTTTCTGTTCTGAGACCCCTCAAGAGACATATAAGAAGGTGATGAACTGGAAAGAAACTCTGACTTTCCCTCCAGAAGTTCCTATCTCTGAGAAAGCCAAGGATCTGATTTTGAG ATTCTGCTGTGAATGGGAACATAGGATTGGAGCCCCTGGAGTTGAGGAAATcaaaagtaattctttttttgAAGGTGTTGACTGGGAACATATCAG AGAGAGACCTGCTGCAATATCTATTGAAATCAAAAGCATTGACGATACCTCAAACTTCGATGAGTTTCCAGAATCTGATATTCTTAAGCCAACAG TGGCAACAAGCAATCACCCTGAGACTGACTACAAGAACAAGGACTGGGTCTTCATCAATTACACCTACAAGCGCTTTGAGGGCCTGACTGCGCGGGGGGCAATACCTTCCTACATGAAAGCAGCAAAATAG
- the STK38 gene encoding serine/threonine-protein kinase 38 isoform X2: protein MAMTGSTPCSSMSNHTKERVTMTKVTLENFYSNLIAQHEEREMRQKKLEKVMEEEGLKDEEKRLRRSAHARKETEFLRLKRTRLGLEDFESLKVIGRGAFGEVRLVQKKDTGHVYAMKILRKADMLEKEQVGHIRAERDILVEADSLWVVKMFYSFQDKLNLYLIMEFLPGGDMMTLLMKKDTLTEEETQFYIAETVLAIDSIHQLGFIHRDIKPDNLLLDSKGHVKLSDFGLCTGLKKAHRTEFYRNLNHSLPSDFTFQNMNSKRKAETWKRNRRQLAFSTVGTPDYIAPEVFMQTGYNKLCDWWSLGVIMYEMLIGYPPFCSETPQETYKKVMNWKETLTFPPEVPISEKAKDLILRFCCEWEHRIGAPGVEEIKSNSFFEGVDWEHIRERPAAISIEIKSIDDTSNFDEFPESDILKPTGKRRKKDELDLGLGELRKHCFWEVIQIVNKIN from the exons ATGGCAATGACCGGCTCAACACCTTGCTCGTCCATGAGTAATCACACAAAAGAAAGGGTGACAATGACCAAAGTGACGCTGGAGAATTTTTATAGCAATCTTATCGCTCAACATGAAGAACGAGAAATGAg acaaaAGAAGTTAGAAAAAGTAATGGAAGAAGAAGGCCTAAAGGATGAAGAG AAACGACTCAGGCGATCAGCTCATGCTCGGAAGGAAACAGAGTTTCTTCGTTTGAAGAGAACAAGACTTGGATTGGAAGATTTTGAGTCCTTAAAAGTAATAGGCAGAGGAGCATTTGGTGAG GTTCGGCTTGTTCAGAAGAAAGATACAGGGCATGTGTATGCAATGAAAATACTCCGTAAAGCAGATATGCTTGAAAAAGAGCAG GTTGGCCACATTCGTGCGGAGCGTGACATTCTAGTGGAGGCAGACAGTTTGTGGGTTGTGAaaatgttctatagttttcagGATAAGCTAAACCTCTACCTAATCATGGAGTTCCTGCCTGGAG GGGACATGATGACCCTCCTGATGAAAAAAGATACTTTGACAGAGGAGGAGACTCAGTTTTATATAGCAGAGACAGTGTTAGCCATAGACTCCATTCACCAGCTCGGATTCATCCACAGAGACATCAAACCAGACAACCTTCTCCTGGACAGCAAG GGCCATGTGAAACTTTCTGATTTTGGCCTTTGCACAGGCCTGAAAAAAGCACACAGGACAGAATTTTATAGGAATTTGAACCACAGCCTTCCCAGTGATTTCA CTTTCCAGAACATGAATTCCAAAAGGAAAGCAGAAACCTGGAAAAGAAATAGACGTCAGCTA GCCTTCTCCACAGTAGGGACGCCTGACTACATTGCTCCCGAGGTGTTCATGCAGACCGGGTACAACAAGCTCTGTGACTGGTGGTCGCTTGGCGTGATCATGTACGAGATGCTCATTG GCTACCCACCTTTCTGTTCTGAGACCCCTCAAGAGACATATAAGAAGGTGATGAACTGGAAAGAAACTCTGACTTTCCCTCCAGAAGTTCCTATCTCTGAGAAAGCCAAGGATCTGATTTTGAG ATTCTGCTGTGAATGGGAACATAGGATTGGAGCCCCTGGAGTTGAGGAAATcaaaagtaattctttttttgAAGGTGTTGACTGGGAACATATCAG AGAGAGACCTGCTGCAATATCTATTGAAATCAAAAGCATTGACGATACCTCAAACTTCGATGAGTTTCCAGAATCTGATATTCTTAAGCCAACAG